AGCCCTTTTAAACGATCAAGAAAAGTACCACTTAATCTAGCCAATACCGCAAAATTACGTTGGTTTGCTTCTGCTGCACCCATACCTACTAATGCCATAAATAAAGGGATTAGCGGGGCTGTAAATGTAAGAATAAGGCCAGCCGCCCAGTTAGTAGGATAAACAGCAATTAATATAAAAATAGGGATAATGGCAGCTAACGCTACCTGTGGTAAATAACGGGAGTAAAAATCTTGCATTTCCTCGATTTGTTCAAGGATCATGCTTGCCCAACTACCAGCAGGTTTATTCTGAATCCAGACAGGGCCTAATGCCTCCAACTTATCTAACACTGTTTTACGAATAGTTTTACGAACTGCTGCACCACATAAAAAGCCTACTTTCTCTCTTGCCCACGCTAGAACTGTTCGTATTACAGTAGTAGCAATCAGCCCCAAAAAGTAAAGGGAGAGTGATTCTTTATTAACCTGTTCTACAATAAGGCTATGTAGAATAGTAGCCAACAGCCAAGCCTGAAAAATAATAACAAGGCCATTAATCGTACCAAGCAGCATTGATAGCCGTAGCCAGTTCTTTGCTATGCCATTTTGTTGTTTTAGCCAGCGAATAAGCTGTTGTTGCTTTGTTTTATTCATAAGTAATAGGATTGGTACTTTAAATAGGTGGCTTTAAAAATGAGCGAACGCTTATTATATCAGTACTGTAGCAAAAGTGAGCTTATTATTCATTACATTACACTAATGTAATGTCTATGAGTAATTAAACCTGTCTTGGTTTATTAGCTTATATTTAAATAATAGCTAATACTCTTACAATATGATGTCCGAAAATAGCCAGAATTTTTTTAAATATATGACATAATTAGGTCAAGTTTAAATAAAGGGCAGTAGCCATGCTGATTACTGATAAAACTGGTTTATATACAGCATTTAAAGCGAAAGATGCACGTTTTGATGGACGTTTTTTTGTAGCTATATCGTCCACTGGAATATACTGCCGTCCAGTCTGTAGAGCAAAGCAACCGAAAATTGAAAATTGTACTTTTTATGCAACCGCAGCGGAAGCCGAGCAGGCGGGGTATCGGCCGTGCCTTTTATGTCGACCAGAGCTTGCACCAGGTATGTCAATCACTGATGCTACTGTTACCTTGGCTCATCGAGCTGCAAGAATGTTGGAGGAGAATTGTGGAAGTGGCCAACGATTAGATGAGCTTGCTATACGTCTTGGCTGCACAGATCGGCATTTACGACGAGTATTTATGGCCGAATATAATGTGTCACCAGTACAATATCTTCAAACATGTCGATTACTCTCTGCCAAAAATCTTCTTACTGATACCAATTTATCTGTACTAAATGTTGCAATGGTAGCAGGCTTTGGTAGCTTACGAAGATTTAATGACCTTTTTAAAAAACACTATAACCTTGCACCTACGGTTTTACGCAAACGAATTTCAGAAAGAAAAAAGCATGACAGCAATATAACGTTGGCTTTAGGCTATCGTCCTCCTTATCAGTGGCAACAGATATTAAACTTTCTAGCGCAACGTGCAATTAAAGGTGTAGAGATAGTAAAGGATGGGCAATATCTGCGTACTGTCCATTTAGTCAATGCAGATCAACAACATATCTATGGTTGGGTACGGGTAGGGCATAAGCCAAAACAAGATGTTTTGACTGTTACCATAAGCGAGACCCTATTACCAGTATTATCACAAGTATTAGCAAGAGTGCGTCATTTATTTGATTTGTATTGTGATCCCTATGCAGTATATGAAACCCTCGCACCAATGAATAATATTCGAGCTGGGCTTTGTGTTTTGGGAATTCGTTTACCTGGTTGTTTTAATGCGTTTGAAATGGCAGTACGAGCAGTATTAGGACAACAAATTACG
This portion of the Entomomonas sp. E2T0 genome encodes:
- a CDS encoding DNA-3-methyladenine glycosylase 2 family protein; amino-acid sequence: MLITDKTGLYTAFKAKDARFDGRFFVAISSTGIYCRPVCRAKQPKIENCTFYATAAEAEQAGYRPCLLCRPELAPGMSITDATVTLAHRAARMLEENCGSGQRLDELAIRLGCTDRHLRRVFMAEYNVSPVQYLQTCRLLSAKNLLTDTNLSVLNVAMVAGFGSLRRFNDLFKKHYNLAPTVLRKRISERKKHDSNITLALGYRPPYQWQQILNFLAQRAIKGVEIVKDGQYLRTVHLVNADQQHIYGWVRVGHKPKQDVLTVTISETLLPVLSQVLARVRHLFDLYCDPYAVYETLAPMNNIRAGLCVLGIRLPGCFNAFEMAVRAVLGQQITVKASSTLAARLVEHYGTPLQTGVEGLTHVFPSPENILALDGLIENHFGPLGIIASRVRTIFELAQALVYGKIDFGFCAQPEVEIKKLMAIRGIGSWTAQYIAMRTMAWTDAFLETDVGVKKALEPYTSKQLLSMAEAWRPWRSYATINLWNSL